In one window of Pseudomonas sp. IAC-BECa141 DNA:
- a CDS encoding AsmA family protein: MKAFGKILGLVLLGLLLIIVAAGFALTHLFDPNDYKDEIRQIARDKAHIELTLNGDIGWSLFPWLGLELHEASVATLAKPAEPFADLQMLGLSVRVLPLLRREVQMSDVRVEGLNLRLNRDKNGHGNWEDIGKVPPKAGSTPAPTTTAETAPETTPQPEKPAQPIRLDIDSLTVNNARVEYNDELTGKQFSAESIQLSTGAVHDSTNIPVKATAFLGTNQPVLRVRTELNGELRFERALQRYKFEDLKLSGEVAGDPLQGKTVTFAAQGQLLLDKAANVAEWTGIKLSVNQLRALGELKANDLDKTPQITGGISIAQFDLAKFVDSIGQTLPAMAEGSLSKVELVSRVAATPTSVSLDNINLKLDDSSFSGRIAVEDFAKQSLRAILKADTFNVDRYLPPKSEKANNATQVRQAEVANTEADAMAGAGSTPLPEKPSKSAWSTERLFPVERLSKLDVNADLTFGQLTLDKLPIQNAALKATGQGGLLTLENLRGELYNGDFEAKGTLDVRQTAPVLNLQTRINRVPVEKILESQGKNPPVKGLVNLTSTVTGSGNSQQALIDTLNGNASFVINNGVLLNANLEQQLCKGIATLNRKSLSGEPRGKDTPFQELKGNLTFRNGVASNPDLKVRIPGMSVNGDGDIDLKVLGMDYRVGIIVEGDTSAMPDPACQVGEKFVGIEWPLRCRGPLELGAKACRVDNERLGQVATKMAGDKLSEKIDEKLGDKVSPELKNALKGLFKR; the protein is encoded by the coding sequence ATGAAAGCGTTCGGCAAAATCCTGGGTCTGGTACTTCTCGGGCTGTTGCTGATCATTGTGGCGGCGGGCTTCGCCCTGACCCACCTGTTTGATCCCAACGACTACAAAGACGAGATCCGCCAGATTGCCCGCGACAAGGCCCACATCGAGCTGACGCTCAATGGCGACATCGGCTGGAGCCTGTTCCCGTGGCTCGGCCTGGAACTGCACGAGGCCAGCGTCGCGACTCTGGCCAAGCCTGCCGAACCGTTTGCCGACCTGCAGATGCTCGGCCTGTCCGTGCGCGTGTTGCCGCTGCTGCGCCGCGAAGTCCAGATGAGCGATGTGCGCGTCGAAGGCCTGAACCTGCGCCTGAATCGCGACAAGAATGGTCACGGCAACTGGGAAGACATCGGCAAGGTGCCGCCCAAGGCCGGCAGCACACCGGCACCGACCACCACCGCCGAAACCGCACCCGAGACCACCCCGCAACCGGAAAAACCGGCCCAGCCGATCCGCCTCGACATCGACAGCCTGACCGTCAACAACGCCCGCGTGGAATACAACGACGAGCTGACCGGCAAGCAATTCAGCGCCGAAAGCATTCAGCTGAGCACCGGTGCGGTCCACGATTCGACCAACATCCCGGTCAAGGCCACCGCATTTCTCGGCACCAATCAGCCAGTGCTGCGGGTGCGCACCGAGCTTAACGGCGAGCTGCGCTTCGAGCGCGCCCTGCAACGCTACAAGTTCGAAGACCTGAAGCTTTCCGGCGAAGTCGCCGGCGATCCGCTGCAAGGCAAAACCGTGACCTTCGCCGCCCAAGGCCAGTTATTGCTGGACAAGGCCGCCAACGTCGCCGAATGGACCGGCATCAAGCTGTCGGTCAATCAACTGCGTGCCTTGGGCGAGCTGAAAGCCAACGACCTGGACAAGACGCCACAGATCACCGGCGGGATTTCCATTGCCCAGTTCGACCTGGCGAAATTCGTCGACAGCATCGGTCAGACCTTGCCAGCCATGGCAGAAGGCAGCCTGAGCAAGGTTGAACTGGTCAGCCGTGTCGCCGCCACGCCGACCAGCGTTTCGCTGGACAACATCAACCTGAAACTCGACGACAGCAGCTTCAGCGGCCGCATCGCCGTCGAAGATTTCGCCAAGCAATCGCTGCGGGCGATCCTCAAGGCCGACACCTTCAATGTCGACCGCTACCTGCCGCCGAAATCGGAGAAAGCCAACAACGCCACCCAGGTCCGCCAGGCCGAAGTTGCCAACACCGAGGCCGATGCGATGGCCGGTGCCGGCAGCACACCGCTGCCGGAAAAACCGAGCAAAAGCGCCTGGAGCACCGAGCGCCTGTTCCCGGTTGAGCGCCTGAGCAAACTCGACGTAAACGCCGACCTGACCTTCGGCCAGTTGACCCTCGACAAGCTGCCGATCCAGAACGCCGCACTGAAAGCCACCGGCCAGGGCGGCCTGCTGACCCTGGAAAATCTGCGCGGCGAGCTGTACAACGGCGACTTCGAAGCCAAGGGCACGCTGGATGTGCGCCAGACAGCGCCGGTGCTGAACCTGCAAACCCGGATCAACCGGGTGCCGGTGGAGAAAATCCTCGAAAGCCAGGGCAAGAATCCGCCGGTCAAAGGTCTGGTCAATCTCACCAGTACCGTCACCGGCAGCGGCAACAGCCAGCAGGCGCTGATCGACACCCTCAACGGCAACGCCAGTTTTGTGATCAACAATGGCGTATTGCTCAACGCCAACCTTGAGCAGCAACTGTGCAAGGGCATCGCCACGCTCAACCGCAAATCCCTGAGCGGTGAGCCGCGCGGCAAGGACACGCCGTTCCAGGAACTCAAGGGCAACCTCACCTTCCGCAACGGCGTGGCCAGCAACCCGGACTTGAAAGTGCGCATCCCCGGCATGAGCGTCAACGGTGACGGCGATATCGACCTCAAGGTGCTGGGCATGGATTACCGCGTCGGCATCATCGTCGAAGGCGATACCAGTGCCATGCCGGATCCGGCCTGCCAGGTCGGCGAGAAGTTCGTCGGCATCGAATGGCCGCTGCGCTGCCGTGGCCCGCTGGAACTGGGCGCCAAGGCCTGCCGCGTGGACAACGAGCGCCTGGGCCAGGTCGCGACCAAAATGGCCGGCGACAAGCTCAGCGAAAAAATCGACGAGAAACTGGGCGACAAAGTCAGCCCGGAACTGAAAAACGCATTGAAGGGGCTGTTCAAGCGATGA
- a CDS encoding OFA family MFS transporter, with protein sequence MSTTITADGFKADQPGFLSKERIIAKPGFNRWLVPPAALAIHLCIGMAYGFSVFWLPLSKALGVTAPVACAPDMSFIAQVFSSQCDWPISMLGWIYTLFFIFLGCSAAIWGGWLEHAGPRKAGVVSALCWCGGLLISALGIYTHQIWLMWIGSGVIGGIGLGLGYISPVSTLIKWFPDKRGMATGMAIMGFGGGAMVGAPLATALMSHFASPTGVGVWQSFVAMAAIYFVFMIGGALAYRVPPTGWKPEGWTAPAKKASNAMITHRHVHVNVAWKTPQFRLVWLVLCLNVSAGIGILGMASPLLQEVFGGKLLGNDLPFGQLDAGQLASIAAIAAGFTGLLSLFNIGGRFFWASFSDYLGRKNTYFVFFALGFALYALIPNLGHLGNVALFVAAFCIILSMYGGGFATVPAYLADLFGTQMVGAIHGRLLTAWAAAGVLGPVLVNYLREYQLSIGVERAAAYDITLYILAGLLVLGFLCNLLVRPVADKYFMTDAELAAEQALGHDKGADASTVLEWKAAPGSKPLAIAAWLVVGIPLAWGVWVTLQKTAVLFH encoded by the coding sequence ATGAGCACGACCATTACGGCGGACGGCTTCAAAGCCGATCAGCCCGGGTTCCTGTCCAAGGAACGCATCATCGCCAAGCCCGGTTTCAACCGTTGGCTGGTTCCGCCGGCCGCTCTGGCCATTCACCTGTGCATCGGCATGGCCTACGGCTTCTCGGTGTTCTGGTTGCCGCTGTCCAAGGCGCTGGGCGTGACCGCTCCGGTGGCTTGCGCACCGGACATGAGCTTCATTGCACAAGTCTTCTCGTCGCAATGCGACTGGCCGATCTCCATGCTCGGCTGGATCTATACCCTGTTCTTCATCTTCCTCGGCTGCTCGGCAGCGATCTGGGGTGGCTGGCTCGAACACGCAGGCCCGCGCAAGGCTGGCGTTGTATCGGCTCTGTGCTGGTGCGGCGGTCTGCTGATTTCTGCGCTGGGGATCTATACCCACCAGATCTGGCTGATGTGGATCGGCTCCGGCGTGATCGGCGGTATCGGTCTGGGCCTGGGCTACATCTCACCGGTCTCGACCCTGATCAAGTGGTTCCCGGACAAGCGCGGCATGGCGACCGGCATGGCGATCATGGGTTTCGGTGGCGGCGCGATGGTTGGTGCTCCACTGGCAACCGCATTGATGAGCCACTTCGCTTCGCCGACTGGCGTGGGCGTATGGCAGAGCTTCGTGGCCATGGCTGCGATCTACTTCGTGTTCATGATCGGAGGCGCTCTGGCCTACCGCGTTCCGCCAACCGGCTGGAAGCCTGAAGGCTGGACCGCGCCGGCGAAAAAAGCATCGAACGCGATGATCACCCACCGTCACGTTCACGTGAACGTGGCCTGGAAGACCCCGCAATTCCGTCTGGTGTGGCTGGTGCTGTGCCTGAACGTGTCCGCCGGTATCGGCATCCTCGGCATGGCTTCGCCGCTGTTGCAGGAAGTGTTCGGCGGCAAGCTGCTGGGCAACGACCTGCCGTTCGGTCAGCTGGACGCCGGTCAACTGGCTTCCATCGCTGCCATTGCAGCCGGTTTCACCGGTCTGCTGAGCCTGTTCAACATCGGCGGTCGCTTCTTCTGGGCGTCGTTCTCGGACTACCTGGGCCGCAAGAACACTTACTTCGTGTTCTTCGCACTGGGTTTTGCGCTGTACGCGCTGATCCCGAATCTCGGTCACCTGGGCAACGTTGCGCTGTTCGTGGCGGCGTTCTGCATCATTCTGTCGATGTACGGCGGTGGTTTTGCGACCGTGCCGGCGTATCTGGCCGACCTGTTCGGTACGCAAATGGTCGGTGCGATCCATGGTCGTCTGCTGACTGCCTGGGCCGCCGCCGGCGTGCTGGGTCCGGTGCTGGTGAACTACCTGCGTGAGTATCAGCTGAGCATCGGCGTTGAACGCGCCGCCGCTTACGACATCACCCTGTACATCCTCGCCGGCCTGCTGGTGCTGGGCTTCCTGTGCAACCTGCTGGTGCGCCCGGTGGCCGACAAGTACTTCATGACCGACGCCGAACTGGCTGCCGAGCAGGCGCTGGGCCACGACAAGGGTGCTGACGCCAGCACCGTGCTGGAGTGGAAAGCCGCGCCGGGCAGCAAGCCACTGGCGATCGCTGCGTGGCTGGTGGTGGGGATTCCGTTGGCGTGGGGTGTGTGGGTGACCCTGCAGAAGACGGCGGTTCTGTTCCACTAA
- the hisB gene encoding imidazoleglycerol-phosphate dehydratase HisB: MAERKASVERDTLETQIKASINLDGTGKARFDIGVPFLEHMLDQIARHGLIDLDIQCKGDLHIDDHHTVEDVGITLGQAFAQAIGDKKGIRRYGHAYVPLDEALSRVVIDFSGRPGLQMHVPYTRATVGGFDVDLFQEFFQGFVNHALVSLHIDNLRGTNTHHQIETVFKAFGRALRMAVELDERMAGQMPSTKGVL, translated from the coding sequence ATGGCCGAACGTAAGGCGTCTGTCGAGCGCGACACTCTGGAAACCCAGATCAAAGCCTCGATCAACCTTGATGGCACCGGAAAGGCCCGATTCGATATCGGTGTTCCTTTTCTTGAGCACATGCTGGACCAGATCGCCCGTCACGGGTTGATCGACCTGGATATCCAATGCAAGGGCGATCTGCATATCGACGACCACCACACGGTGGAAGACGTCGGTATCACCCTCGGCCAGGCCTTCGCGCAAGCCATTGGCGACAAGAAAGGCATCCGTCGCTACGGCCACGCCTACGTGCCGCTCGATGAAGCGCTGTCGCGCGTGGTGATCGACTTCTCTGGCCGCCCGGGCCTGCAGATGCACGTGCCGTACACCCGCGCCACCGTCGGCGGCTTCGACGTCGACCTGTTCCAGGAATTCTTCCAGGGCTTCGTCAACCACGCGTTGGTCAGCCTGCACATCGACAACCTGCGCGGCACCAACACCCACCACCAGATCGAAACCGTGTTCAAGGCTTTCGGCCGCGCGCTGCGCATGGCCGTCGAGCTGGACGAGCGCATGGCCGGCCAGATGCCTTCGACCAAAGGCGTCCTGTAA
- the hisH gene encoding imidazole glycerol phosphate synthase subunit HisH, producing the protein MQTVAVIDYGMGNLHSVAKALEHVGAGKVLITSDAAVIREADRVVFPGVGAIRDCMAEIRRLGFDSLVREVSQDRPFLGICVGMQALLDSSEENDGVDCIGLFPGAVKFFGKDLHEDGEHLKVPHMGWNEVKQAVDHPLWHNIPNLARFYFVHSYYIAAGNPRQVVGSGHYGVDFAAALAEGSRFAVQFHPEKSHTHGLQLLQNFAAWDGRW; encoded by the coding sequence ATGCAGACCGTTGCAGTTATCGATTACGGCATGGGCAACCTGCACTCGGTGGCCAAGGCCCTCGAGCACGTCGGTGCCGGCAAGGTGCTGATCACCAGCGACGCGGCAGTTATCCGCGAAGCCGACCGGGTGGTTTTCCCCGGCGTCGGCGCGATTCGCGATTGCATGGCGGAGATCCGTCGCCTCGGTTTCGACTCGCTGGTGCGTGAAGTCAGCCAGGATCGTCCCTTCCTCGGCATTTGCGTCGGCATGCAAGCCTTGCTCGACAGCAGCGAAGAGAACGACGGCGTCGACTGCATCGGCCTGTTCCCGGGCGCGGTGAAGTTCTTCGGCAAAGACCTGCATGAAGACGGCGAACACCTGAAAGTCCCGCACATGGGCTGGAACGAAGTGAAGCAGGCGGTGGATCACCCGCTGTGGCACAACATTCCGAACCTGGCGCGCTTCTACTTCGTGCACAGCTACTACATCGCCGCCGGTAACCCGCGGCAGGTGGTCGGCAGCGGTCATTACGGTGTCGATTTCGCTGCGGCGCTGGCCGAAGGTTCGCGTTTCGCCGTGCAGTTCCACCCGGAGAAGAGCCATACCCATGGCCTGCAATTGCTGCAGAACTTCGCCGCGTGGGACGGTCGCTGGTAA
- a CDS encoding DUF2164 domain-containing protein, translated as MAVKKSRPPILTLTPEQESEANRKIQRFMEDRFELDLGSFEAAEILELFTREIAPHYYNRAIFDVQTHLKERFESIESDLWALEKN; from the coding sequence ATGGCCGTCAAGAAATCCAGGCCGCCGATCCTGACCCTCACGCCTGAGCAGGAGAGTGAGGCCAACCGCAAGATTCAGCGGTTCATGGAGGATCGTTTCGAACTGGACCTGGGTTCGTTCGAGGCGGCGGAAATTCTTGAGCTGTTTACCCGCGAAATTGCTCCGCACTATTACAACAGGGCGATTTTCGATGTGCAGACCCACCTCAAGGAGCGGTTTGAAAGCATTGAAAGCGACCTGTGGGCGCTCGAGAAAAACTGA
- the hisA gene encoding 1-(5-phosphoribosyl)-5-[(5-phosphoribosylamino)methylideneamino]imidazole-4-carboxamide isomerase: protein MLIIPAIDLKDGACVRLRQGRMEDSTVFSDDPVSMAAKWVEGGCRRLHLVDLNGAFEGQPVNGEVVTAIAKRYPTLPIQIGGGIRSLETIEHYVKAGVSYVIIGTKAVKDPAFVAEACRAFPGKIIVGLDAKDGFVATDGWAEISTVQVIDLAKQFEADGVSSIVYTDIAKDGMMQGCNVPFTAALAAATRIPVIASGGIHNLGDIKSLLDARAPGIIGAITGRAIYEGTLDVAQAQAFCDSYQG from the coding sequence ATGCTGATTATTCCCGCTATCGATCTCAAAGACGGTGCCTGCGTACGTCTGCGCCAGGGCCGCATGGAAGATTCCACAGTGTTCTCCGATGACCCGGTGAGCATGGCTGCCAAGTGGGTGGAGGGCGGTTGCCGCCGTCTGCATCTGGTCGATCTGAACGGCGCTTTCGAAGGGCAGCCGGTCAACGGCGAAGTCGTCACCGCAATCGCCAAGCGCTACCCGACCCTGCCGATCCAGATCGGCGGCGGCATCCGTTCGCTGGAAACCATCGAGCACTACGTCAAGGCGGGCGTCAGCTACGTGATCATCGGCACCAAAGCGGTGAAGGATCCGGCGTTCGTCGCTGAAGCCTGCCGCGCGTTCCCGGGCAAGATCATCGTTGGTCTGGACGCCAAGGACGGTTTTGTCGCCACCGATGGCTGGGCTGAAATCAGCACCGTGCAGGTCATCGACCTGGCCAAGCAGTTCGAAGCCGACGGCGTGTCCTCGATCGTTTATACCGACATCGCCAAAGACGGCATGATGCAGGGCTGCAACGTTCCGTTCACCGCTGCACTGGCGGCTGCCACCAGGATCCCGGTGATCGCTTCCGGCGGCATTCACAACCTGGGTGACATCAAGTCGCTGCTCGACGCCAGGGCGCCGGGCATCATCGGCGCCATCACCGGCCGGGCGATCTACGAAGGCACTCTCGACGTCGCCCAAGCGCAAGCTTTCTGCGACTCGTACCAAGGCTGA
- the hisF gene encoding imidazole glycerol phosphate synthase subunit HisF, translating to MALAKRIIPCLDVDNGRVVKGVKFENIRDAGDPVEIARRYDEQGADEITFLDITASVDGRDTTLHTVERMASQVFIPLTVGGGVRTVQDIRNLLNAGADKVSINTAAVFNPEFVGEAAQHFGSQCIVVAIDAKKVSGPGETPRWEIFTHGGRKPTGLDAVEWAKKMEGLGAGEILLTSMDQDGMKNGFDLGVTRAISDALGIPVIASGGVGNLQHLADGILEGHASAVLAASIFHFGEYTVQEAKAYMAHRGIVMR from the coding sequence ATGGCGCTGGCCAAACGCATCATCCCTTGCCTGGACGTGGATAACGGTCGGGTCGTCAAAGGTGTGAAATTCGAGAACATCCGTGACGCCGGCGATCCGGTGGAAATCGCCCGTCGCTACGACGAGCAGGGTGCCGACGAGATTACCTTTCTCGACATCACCGCCAGCGTCGATGGCCGTGACACAACACTGCACACCGTCGAGCGTATGGCCAGCCAGGTGTTCATTCCGCTGACCGTCGGCGGTGGCGTGCGTACCGTGCAGGACATCCGCAACCTGCTCAACGCCGGTGCGGACAAGGTCTCGATCAACACCGCTGCCGTGTTCAACCCGGAATTTGTCGGCGAAGCGGCGCAGCATTTCGGCTCGCAATGCATCGTCGTTGCCATTGACGCGAAGAAGGTTTCGGGCCCGGGCGAAACCCCGCGCTGGGAGATCTTCACCCACGGCGGCCGCAAACCGACCGGCCTCGACGCGGTCGAGTGGGCGAAGAAAATGGAAGGCCTGGGTGCCGGTGAAATCCTCCTGACCAGCATGGATCAGGACGGCATGAAAAACGGCTTCGACCTCGGCGTGACCCGCGCCATCAGCGATGCGCTGGGTATTCCGGTGATCGCGTCCGGCGGCGTCGGCAACCTGCAGCATCTGGCTGACGGCATTCTTGAAGGCCACGCCAGCGCGGTACTGGCGGCAAGTATTTTCCACTTCGGCGAATACACCGTTCAGGAAGCCAAAGCCTACATGGCTCATCGCGGTATCGTAATGCGTTAA
- a CDS encoding substrate-binding periplasmic protein: MIKRLLLALASASVLLINTGHAEVSPDTDLVLLTENFPPYNMAKNGKNFAQDENINGIATDIVREMFKRAGITYSLTLRFPWERVYKLALENPGYGAFVMARLPDREKLFKWVGPIGPDDWVMLAKADSKITLETLNDARKYKIGAYKGDAIAETLTKQGLKPVVVLRDQDNAKKLVSGQIDLWATGDPAGRYLARQDGVIGLKTVLRFNSAELYLALNKDVPDATVAKLQAALDQMRKDGVVDEIMGRYL; encoded by the coding sequence ATGATCAAACGCCTGCTTCTCGCTCTCGCCAGTGCCTCCGTGTTGTTGATCAACACCGGCCACGCCGAAGTAAGTCCCGACACCGATCTGGTGCTTCTTACCGAAAACTTCCCGCCGTACAACATGGCGAAGAACGGCAAGAATTTCGCCCAGGATGAAAACATCAACGGCATCGCCACGGACATCGTGCGCGAGATGTTCAAGCGTGCCGGCATCACTTACAGCCTGACCCTGCGCTTCCCTTGGGAGCGGGTCTACAAACTGGCGCTGGAGAATCCCGGTTACGGTGCGTTCGTCATGGCGCGCCTGCCGGATCGCGAAAAACTCTTCAAGTGGGTCGGCCCGATCGGCCCGGACGACTGGGTCATGCTGGCCAAGGCCGACAGCAAGATCACCCTCGAAACCCTCAATGACGCGCGCAAATACAAGATCGGCGCCTACAAGGGCGATGCCATCGCCGAGACGTTGACCAAACAGGGTCTGAAGCCGGTGGTGGTGCTGCGCGATCAGGACAATGCCAAAAAACTTGTCAGCGGCCAGATCGACCTGTGGGCCACCGGCGATCCTGCCGGCCGTTATCTGGCGCGGCAGGATGGCGTGATCGGGCTGAAAACCGTGCTTCGCTTCAACAGTGCCGAACTGTATCTGGCGCTGAACAAGGACGTACCGGATGCAACCGTTGCCAAGTTGCAAGCTGCGCTGGATCAGATGCGCAAGGATGGCGTGGTCGACGAGATCATGGGGCGATATCTGTAA